CGTTCTGGGGGGCGGAAACCTCCTCACGCATGTACGCCATCCCGAATTTCCGCAGCACGACCAGCCTGGTGCGCCTCGACACACAGACGCCCGGCTACATGCGCGCGCCGATGGAGATGGCGACCATGTTCGCGGTGGAGAGCGCGCTGGACGAACTCGCGGCGCGGCTACGCGTCGACCCCGTCGAGCTACGCAGACGCCACGACACCGCCGTCGACCCGGTGACCGGCAAACCGTTCTCCTCACGGCGTCTCCTGCAGTGCCTCGAGCGGGGCGCCGACCGGTTCGGGTGGTCCCGGCGCGACCCGACACCCGGGTCGATGCGCTCCGACGACGGCAGCCTCGTCGGCTGGGGCATGGCCGCGGGCTCCTATCCCTGCCTGGCCTCCGCCGCCGCCTCGCGGGTGCGGCTGCACGACGACGGCACCGCGGATGTCACGGTCAGCGGACACGAGATGGGCCAGGGACTGCGCACCGTGGTCGCGCTGGCCGCCGCCGAATCCCTGGGGCTGCCACCTGGCCAGATCCGCGTGACCGTCGGTGACACCCGGGCCGTGCCGCAGCCGGAGACGGGCGGTTCCTGGGGAACCGCGACCGCCGTGCCCGCCGTCCTGGACGCGGTCGACGGAATCCGGGCCCGGCTACACCAGATCGCCGCCACCCACGGCGAGGCCGTCGCCACCGTCGACGTCACCGAGTGTCGGCTGGCGGACGGCAGGCTGGTCGGCCCCGACAACTCAGGGCCACCGGTGACCGGGCTCCTGACGGCCGCCGGCCTCCCGTCGGTCGAGGCGGACGGCCAGTACTTCGCCCCGGGGCAGAAACCGACGGACGTGCCGGCCACGGCCACCGCGCGGAAGAGCGCGGTGACGTCGGACGTCGGCAGCGCCTTCGTGGGCCCGGAATTCCCCGCGTTCGTCACCTGCTCCTACATCGCCCACTTCGTCGAGGTCCAGGTCGGGGCCCGGGTGCGCCGGCCGCGGGTCACCCGGATGCTGTCCGTCGTCGACTGCGGCCGGGTGATCAGCCGCCGCACGGCCACCAGCCAGGCCTTGGGCGGCCTGGTCTGGGGAATCGGCACCGCACTCACCGAGGAGAGCATCGTCGACCCCCGCTACGGTGGGTTCCTCAACAACAACCTCGCCGACTACGAGGTGCCCGTCAACGCCGACGTCCCCACGCTCGACGTCGACTTCGTCGACGAGCCCGACCCGTCGTTCGGCGCGTTCGGTCTGAAGGGGCTGGGCGAGGTCGTCCATGTCGGGGCGGCGGCCGCGATCACCAACGCCATCTACCACGCGACCGGGATCCGGGTCCGGGAGCTGCCCGTCCGCGTCGAGAACCTGATGGCGGACGCGGCCCGATGACAACCCCGGGTACGAGTCGGCGGGTGGCCCGCGATTCGGCGGGGCGGGTCGGCGACGGCGTCGGGTGACATCGTGCTGGCGCGTCCGCGGTGCCCCGGTCGCCGGTCGCCGCGGGTGGCCCCCGCGGCTGACCGAACGCCCGTGCGCAGGCAGGGAGTCCGATGACGGCGGAGATCAGACACGTCGCGCCGACCCTACGACGGTGGTGCACGGCCGATACTCGCTTCGCTGTGGCCACCGTGGTCGGGGTGTCGGGCGACGCGCCGTGCGCGGTGGGAACGGTGATGGCCATCGCCGCCACCGGGGAGGTCGCCGGTGGCGTTGCCGGGGGATGCGTCGACGGTGCGGTGTTCACGGCGGCGCAGGACGTGATCGGGTCCGGTCGCGCGCACCGGAACCGCTATGCCCACCAGGGTGCCGGATCGTCGATGGTCGGCCTCGCCTGCCGCGGCGAGATCGACGTGGTGGTGCTGCCGGCGGCGGTGGATGTCGTGGCGCCCCTGCTCGACCGGTTGCTGGCGAACCAGCCGGTGGCCTCGGCGCTGGTGCTGCCCGCGGATCCGTCGGCGGTGCTGCTGGTGGTGGCGGACCCGCATGGGATGTGGGGATCGTCGGGCGACGCCGGTGTGGACGAGATGGTGGCCCACCGGCTCCGGGCACTGGCGTCCACCGGTGGGACGCAGGTCGAGCGGCTCGTCGACACCGGTGGGCGGCCGATGGACGTCCTGTGTGTCGGGCACCGGCCGGCACCCCGGATGTTGGTCTACGGGATGAGTCCGGTCGCCCGAGCGGTGAGTCAGCTCGGGCGGTTTCTCGGCTTCGATGTGACGGTGTGTGACCCCCGGCCGGTGTTCG
The sequence above is a segment of the Micromonospora sp. WMMA1363 genome. Coding sequences within it:
- a CDS encoding xanthine dehydrogenase family protein molybdopterin-binding subunit: MTAVTWVGSDHVRLDGTEKVRGEPIYGADRTAEAMTYAVPVGATVGRGRITALDTAAAERVPGVLAVFTYENLDRLHPADFAYGAGSANESSQPMQDPVVAYRGQPIALVVAETLEAAADAAALVTARYEVDPFTVELDDPAAESVDQAQEVPAFPAVEIGAGDRLLDQAPVVVDATYVTPAQHHNALELLSTVAQWRDGTLLIQEGTQAAGRVRHALANQLGMPMELVQTVSPSLGGGFGQRTNQTFNTVLAAVAARRVGRPVKLVVPRADVFHSVHFRPATRHRIRLGAQDDGTITTLVHDIHAQTSRHDLMPFWGAETSSRMYAIPNFRSTTSLVRLDTQTPGYMRAPMEMATMFAVESALDELAARLRVDPVELRRRHDTAVDPVTGKPFSSRRLLQCLERGADRFGWSRRDPTPGSMRSDDGSLVGWGMAAGSYPCLASAAASRVRLHDDGTADVTVSGHEMGQGLRTVVALAAAESLGLPPGQIRVTVGDTRAVPQPETGGSWGTATAVPAVLDAVDGIRARLHQIAATHGEAVATVDVTECRLADGRLVGPDNSGPPVTGLLTAAGLPSVEADGQYFAPGQKPTDVPATATARKSAVTSDVGSAFVGPEFPAFVTCSYIAHFVEVQVGARVRRPRVTRMLSVVDCGRVISRRTATSQALGGLVWGIGTALTEESIVDPRYGGFLNNNLADYEVPVNADVPTLDVDFVDEPDPSFGAFGLKGLGEVVHVGAAAAITNAIYHATGIRVRELPVRVENLMADAAR
- a CDS encoding XdhC/CoxI family protein; translation: MTAEIRHVAPTLRRWCTADTRFAVATVVGVSGDAPCAVGTVMAIAATGEVAGGVAGGCVDGAVFTAAQDVIGSGRAHRNRYAHQGAGSSMVGLACRGEIDVVVLPAAVDVVAPLLDRLLANQPVASALVLPADPSAVLLVVADPHGMWGSSGDAGVDEMVAHRLRALASTGGTQVERLVDTGGRPMDVLCVGHRPAPRMLVYGMSPVARAVSQLGRFLGFDVTVCDPRPVFVRAAHFPDAHQVVCDWPHRHLSSVDVDARTAIVVLSHDDRHETELLSLALRGPAGYVGVMGSRDTHRERLVRLAAAGLTEHELWRLRAPIGLDLGARTPQETAVSICAELVITAGAGGTGRPLTDTDGPIHRRTGTTVS